The Streptomyces tubercidicus DNA segment CTTCCGCATGTCTTCCTCTCCGACTTCAATCAGTCAAACAGGAGAGCACTCTGACAGAAATCATGTTGGAAACCGCGGCAGGCACGCCGGACCCCCGCCGGGGGAGGCCATTCAGGGGAATGCGGGAGTTCGCGCGGCCCCGCCGTTACTGCCATAAGGGCTAATGATTTCCCGGAAGAGGGAATGCCCGCATCCCTGACTCAATTCGCTCGTTGTGACCGGTTGCCCCATTCGCGAACTGAAAGGAGAATGGGATGAAGCGGTTTGTTACGACCGCCGCGATGACTGCGGCCAGCTGTGCCATGGTTCTGGGTGGCGCAGGCATCGCATCCGCAGGGGACCACGGTCACCACCGTGGCGACCACTACCGCCACGACCACCGCGGGCTGTACAACCACCGCAGTGGCGCCAATGCGGCGGGATTTGCGGCGGGTTCCCCGGGCATTCTCAGCGGCAACAATGTCCAGGTCCCGATCAACATCCCGATCAACGTCTGCGGTAACAGCTTGAACGTTGCCGCGCTGCTCAACCCGGCGTTCGGGAACGTTTGCGTCAATAGGTGACCCGCCCGCCGGCCCGGAAGGACGTCGGGCCGGCACGGGTCGTGAAGTGCAGTTGGCGGATCGCCCCTGACCTCGGTCGTGGGTGGTCCGCCACTCTGCTCCGTACGCCCGCCCCTGGCCCACCGGGCCCCGGCTATCGCGCTGACCAGCGGATACGGCATCCCGGGCACCCTCCATACTGGAGGGCATGGCGAAGAGCAGACGCGGGCGCGGCGGCGCGGAATCCGTCACCGGAACGGTGGACGGCGGGTCGGCCGAGCTACGGCCCGACCGGGACCGGCCGCGCGGCTGGACGCTGCTGATCGACGGTGCGCCGCAGTCCCATGTGGACCTCGACGACCCGGCATACCTGGACTTCCCCTATCAGCGGCGGCTCGGGCACATCGCCGACCTGGCCGGACCGCCCGGCAAACCGCTGCGCGTCGTCCATCTCGGCGGCGGCGCCCTGACCCTGGCTCGCTATGTCGCGGCGACCCGCCCGCGGTCCACCCAGCAGGTCGTGGAACTCGACACACCCCTGGTCGACTTCGTACGCCGCCGTCTGCCGCTGGACAGCGGCTGGCGCATACGGGTGCGCGGCGGTGACGCCCGCGCCGGTCTCGCGAAGGTCCCGGACGGCTGGGCGGATCTGATCATCGCCGATGTCTTCGCCGGTGCCCGCACGCCCGCCCATCTGACCAGCGCCGAATGCGTGGCCGAGGTCCACCGGGCGCTGCGGCCCGGCGGGTTCTACGCGGCGAATCTGGCCGACGGGCCGCCGCTGCGGTTTCTGCGCGGCCAGATCGCCACCGTCCGTACGGTCTTCCCCGAGCTGTGTCTGACCGCCGACCCGGCCGTGCTGCGCGGCAAGCGCTTCGGCAACGCGGTGCTGCTGGCCGCCGACGGGGCACTGCCCATCGCCGAACTGACCCGGCGGGCGGCGACCGACCCGCAGTCCGGCCGGGTCGAACACGGCCGGGCACTGCTGGACTTCACCGGCGGCGCGGCCCCGGTCACCGACGCCACCGCCACCGCCTCGCCCGCCCCGCCGGCCGACGCCTTCGACTGACGCGGTACGGGGCGCGACCGGGCCCCGCTGTGTCCAGGCCCCGCGTCCGGGCGGCCCCGTGTCCAGGCCCCGCGTCCGGGCGCCCCTCGCCACCGCCCCTACGTCGCCTGGTCGCTGCGCTCCACCGTCGGCGGATGCCCGTTCCAGGTGCAGATCACGGACGTATGGCCGCCGCCGCCGGTGAAGTCGACCCGCAGCCACCCCACCTGCTTCCACACCTGCATCTCCCAGCCCGGGTTCGGGGTCGCCGACACCAGCTCGGCGGACCGGTTGTCCATGTCGAGGACCACCCGGCCGCCCGCCGTGGAGTAGCTCTTGACGTGGCCGTCGGAGGCCGGGGTGGAGC contains these protein-coding regions:
- a CDS encoding chaplin, whose protein sequence is MKRFVTTAAMTAASCAMVLGGAGIASAGDHGHHRGDHYRHDHRGLYNHRSGANAAGFAAGSPGILSGNNVQVPINIPINVCGNSLNVAALLNPAFGNVCVNR
- a CDS encoding spermidine synthase yields the protein MAKSRRGRGGAESVTGTVDGGSAELRPDRDRPRGWTLLIDGAPQSHVDLDDPAYLDFPYQRRLGHIADLAGPPGKPLRVVHLGGGALTLARYVAATRPRSTQQVVELDTPLVDFVRRRLPLDSGWRIRVRGGDARAGLAKVPDGWADLIIADVFAGARTPAHLTSAECVAEVHRALRPGGFYAANLADGPPLRFLRGQIATVRTVFPELCLTADPAVLRGKRFGNAVLLAADGALPIAELTRRAATDPQSGRVEHGRALLDFTGGAAPVTDATATASPAPPADAFD